Proteins encoded within one genomic window of Aphelocoma coerulescens isolate FSJ_1873_10779 chromosome 9, UR_Acoe_1.0, whole genome shotgun sequence:
- the SPSB4 gene encoding SPRY domain-containing SOCS box protein 4 isoform X3: protein MGQKISGSIKSVDVREPPYRPVKRELRGPDFCKPARLDMLLDMPPAKLEVQYKHAWNNEDRSLNIFVKEDDKLTFHRHPVAQSTDCIRGKVGYTRGLHVWQIHWPTRQRGTHAVVGVSTAEAPLHSVGYTSLVGSNSESWGWDLGRNKLYHNCKNQPGVTYPVFLEPDESFVLPDSLLVVLDMDEGTLSFMVDGQYLGVAFRGLKGKKLYPIVSAVWGHCEITMRYINGLDRIFVTDN, encoded by the exons ATGGGCCAGAAAATCTCAGGGAGCATAAAGTCTGTGGATGTGAGGGAGCCCCCTTATAGACCCGTGAAACGAGAGCTGAGAGGCCCGGATTTTTGCAAGCCCGCGCGCTTGGACATGCTGCTGGATATGCCCCCTGCCAAGCTGGAGGTCCAGTACAAACACGCTTGGAATAACGAAGATCGCtctttaaatatatttgtaaagGAAGACGATAAACTGACTTTTCACAGACACCCGGTGGCCCAAAGCACAGATTGCATCCGGGGCAAGGTGGGCTACACACGGGGCCTGCACGTGTGGCAGATCCACTGGCCCACGAGGCAGCGGGGGACTCACGCCGTGGTGGGCGTCTCCACAGCCGAGGCGCCGCTGCACTCGGTGGGATACACGTCCTTGGTTGGTAGCAACAGTGAATCCTGGGGCTGGGATCTGGGGCGCAACAAACTCTACCACAACTGTAAAAACCAGCCCGGGGTCACATACCCTGTCTTTTTGGAACCAGATGAGTCTTTTGTACTCCCAGACTCCTTACTGGTGGTTTTGGATATGGATGAAGGGACGCTTAGCTTCATGGTCGATGGACAGTATCTTGGAGTGGCCTTCAGGGgactaaaagggaaaaaactttACCCCATAGTCAGTGCAGTTTGGGGGCACTGTGAAATTACAATGAGATACATCAATGGACTTGACC GCATTTTTGTTACTGATAACTAG
- the SPSB4 gene encoding SPRY domain-containing SOCS box protein 4 isoform X2, which translates to MGQKISGSIKSVDVREPPYRPVKRELRGPDFCKPARLDMLLDMPPAKLEVQYKHAWNNEDRSLNIFVKEDDKLTFHRHPVAQSTDCIRGKVGYTRGLHVWQIHWPTRQRGTHAVVGVSTAEAPLHSVGYTSLVGSNSESWGWDLGRNKLYHNCKNQPGVTYPVFLEPDESFVLPDSLLVVLDMDEGTLSFMVDGQYLGVAFRGLKGKKLYPIVSAVWGHCEITMRYINGLDRTEARIPCPKKLNRLRKRY; encoded by the exons ATGGGCCAGAAAATCTCAGGGAGCATAAAGTCTGTGGATGTGAGGGAGCCCCCTTATAGACCCGTGAAACGAGAGCTGAGAGGCCCGGATTTTTGCAAGCCCGCGCGCTTGGACATGCTGCTGGATATGCCCCCTGCCAAGCTGGAGGTCCAGTACAAACACGCTTGGAATAACGAAGATCGCtctttaaatatatttgtaaagGAAGACGATAAACTGACTTTTCACAGACACCCGGTGGCCCAAAGCACAGATTGCATCCGGGGCAAGGTGGGCTACACACGGGGCCTGCACGTGTGGCAGATCCACTGGCCCACGAGGCAGCGGGGGACTCACGCCGTGGTGGGCGTCTCCACAGCCGAGGCGCCGCTGCACTCGGTGGGATACACGTCCTTGGTTGGTAGCAACAGTGAATCCTGGGGCTGGGATCTGGGGCGCAACAAACTCTACCACAACTGTAAAAACCAGCCCGGGGTCACATACCCTGTCTTTTTGGAACCAGATGAGTCTTTTGTACTCCCAGACTCCTTACTGGTGGTTTTGGATATGGATGAAGGGACGCTTAGCTTCATGGTCGATGGACAGTATCTTGGAGTGGCCTTCAGGGgactaaaagggaaaaaactttACCCCATAGTCAGTGCAGTTTGGGGGCACTGTGAAATTACAATGAGATACATCAATGGACTTGACC GCACAGAGGCAAGAATTCCATGTCCAAAGAAACTGAACAGGCTGAGAAAAAGATACTGA